The following are encoded together in the Bacteroidota bacterium genome:
- a CDS encoding KilA-N domain-containing protein, with protein sequence MSKIKVKGHDISIIKFQNEDYICLTDMLRSKEGDFFITDWLRNRNTLEFLSIWESVNNPTFNYGEFAAIKSRAGLNSFKVSVKEWVARTNATGIIAKTGRYGGTYAHRDIAFEFGSWISPEFKLYLIKEFQRLKDRESKAHNQKWHYGRFLSKINYRLHTDAIQESLIERFQLTPAQAKIIYSDEAELLNMAVFGITSVEWRRQHPKETKLGQNIRDLANLYQLTVLANLESYNSILIQQGVPAGVRYDALCAAAKQQLDALNKLKHIAPVDSPMWNENKEGDEDAGALVASPDN encoded by the coding sequence ATGAGCAAGATCAAAGTAAAAGGCCACGACATTTCAATTATCAAATTTCAAAACGAGGATTACATCTGTTTAACAGATATGCTCCGGTCTAAAGAAGGTGATTTTTTTATCACAGACTGGCTGCGAAATCGAAACACGTTGGAATTTCTAAGTATCTGGGAGTCAGTCAATAACCCTACTTTTAATTATGGCGAATTCGCCGCAATTAAAAGCCGTGCCGGGCTCAATTCCTTCAAGGTGAGTGTCAAGGAGTGGGTAGCCAGAACGAATGCCACCGGAATTATTGCCAAAACAGGTCGCTACGGCGGAACATACGCACACCGCGATATTGCTTTTGAATTCGGGTCATGGATAAGTCCCGAGTTTAAACTCTACCTCATTAAGGAATTTCAGCGACTTAAAGACCGTGAGAGCAAGGCACACAACCAAAAATGGCATTACGGCCGTTTTCTTTCGAAAATTAATTATCGCTTGCACACGGATGCAATTCAGGAAAGCCTGATAGAACGATTTCAATTAACACCTGCACAGGCCAAGATCATATACAGTGATGAGGCTGAACTTCTCAATATGGCTGTGTTTGGTATCACATCGGTAGAGTGGCGCAGACAACACCCGAAAGAAACCAAACTGGGGCAGAATATTCGTGATCTGGCCAATCTGTATCAGCTCACCGTACTTGCAAATCTTGAAAGCTACAACTCGATTTTGATCCAACAGGGAGTGCCTGCCGGTGTTCGTTATGATGCGCTTTGTGCAGCGGCCAAGCAACAACTGGATGCACTGAATAAATTGAAGCATATTGCACCGGTTGACAGCCCGATGTGGAACGAAAACAAAGAAGGGGATGAAGATGCCGGTGCACTTGTGGCTTCACCGGACAACTAA
- a CDS encoding alpha/beta hydrolase, translated as MKKGLFIFLSLVCLSIHAQQTVPALPKPFPFGVIHQLWSAELNEMRTLNIYVPEEYYFDSLKSFPVIFLLDGSAHEDYPHIAGLTQFMSMYELMSPSIIVGIANVDRKRDFTFPTTIKKDKEAIPTSGGSAKFISFIGKELQPYMKSKFRVNTGKTIIGQSLGGLLATEILLTSPELFDTYIIVSPSLWWDNQSLLKKARTYLLAKDYHSKRIYVSVGHEHRIMRRDARALKRILKHHATGASVSFDYLPHETHATILHRSVYHALELLRR; from the coding sequence ATGAAAAAAGGTCTTTTCATTTTCCTTTCTCTGGTTTGCTTATCAATTCATGCACAGCAAACAGTTCCCGCATTACCCAAACCGTTTCCGTTCGGCGTTATACATCAACTCTGGTCGGCCGAACTGAATGAGATGCGCACGCTCAATATATATGTGCCGGAAGAATATTATTTCGATTCACTGAAATCATTCCCCGTAATTTTCCTTCTCGATGGCTCCGCACATGAAGATTACCCGCACATTGCCGGGCTCACACAATTTATGAGTATGTATGAGCTGATGAGCCCTTCGATTATTGTGGGGATTGCCAACGTGGATCGTAAGCGCGATTTTACATTTCCTACTACAATTAAAAAAGATAAAGAAGCAATACCCACTTCGGGCGGTTCGGCAAAATTCATTTCGTTTATTGGGAAAGAGTTGCAACCCTACATGAAATCAAAGTTCAGGGTAAATACCGGAAAAACAATTATTGGGCAGTCGTTGGGAGGCTTGCTGGCTACTGAGATTCTGCTCACCAGCCCCGAACTTTTTGATACATATATTATCGTGAGCCCGAGCCTTTGGTGGGACAATCAGTCGCTGCTTAAAAAAGCCCGCACCTATTTACTGGCGAAAGACTATCACTCAAAACGTATTTATGTATCGGTAGGGCATGAGCATCGCATTATGCGCCGCGATGCGCGTGCACTGAAACGGATATTAAAGCATCATGCCACAGGTGCGTCGGTTAGTTTTGATTATCTCCCACATGAAACGCATGCTACCATTCTGCATCGCAGCGTATATCATGCGCTCGAACTGTTGCGTAGGTAA
- a CDS encoding threonine aldolase codes for MIIDLRSDTVTRPTAGMLDAMFQAEVGDDVFGEDPAVNALEAKAAGLFGHEAGLFCPSGTMTNQIAINVHTRPGDEVICEQNSHIYHYEGGGISRNSGVQARLVEGNRGRMTAAQVEASVNGNFDWLARTRLVSVENTANRAGGSYYDIASLRQIRDVTLKHNLACHLDGARIFNALIASGQTALQIGACFDSVSVCLSKGLGAPAGSVLLGSRSFIAQARRVRKVFGGGMRQAGYLAAAGIYALDNHIARLAEDHARAAVLADTLASLPYVKSQLPTETNIVIFSLHDNLPVGGFLQYLEEQGIKAVQFGPQTVRFVTHLDFNDAMLDETVQVLKSFSV; via the coding sequence ATGATAATCGACTTGCGAAGTGATACGGTAACGCGGCCCACCGCCGGTATGCTGGATGCCATGTTTCAGGCCGAAGTAGGGGATGATGTGTTTGGCGAGGATCCTGCCGTGAATGCGCTGGAAGCTAAAGCGGCCGGGCTTTTCGGTCACGAAGCGGGACTATTTTGCCCTTCGGGCACGATGACCAACCAGATTGCCATCAACGTGCATACCCGTCCGGGCGACGAAGTGATATGCGAACAGAATTCGCATATTTATCATTATGAAGGCGGAGGCATCAGTCGCAATTCGGGCGTGCAGGCCCGGCTGGTGGAGGGAAACCGGGGGCGTATGACGGCTGCTCAGGTAGAGGCCTCTGTAAACGGCAATTTCGACTGGCTGGCCCGCACCAGGCTGGTGTCTGTTGAGAACACCGCGAACCGGGCCGGCGGAAGCTACTACGATATTGCGTCGCTTAGGCAAATCAGAGACGTTACGCTAAAACACAATCTCGCCTGCCACCTCGACGGAGCGCGTATTTTTAATGCGTTGATTGCATCGGGGCAAACGGCTTTACAAATCGGCGCCTGCTTTGATTCGGTGTCGGTGTGTCTTTCAAAAGGACTGGGCGCCCCGGCTGGCTCGGTATTGCTGGGCAGTCGTAGTTTTATAGCACAGGCCCGGCGTGTGCGCAAAGTGTTTGGCGGGGGCATGCGGCAGGCCGGCTATCTGGCTGCGGCAGGAATTTATGCACTCGATAATCATATAGCCCGGCTTGCCGAAGACCACGCCCGCGCTGCTGTGCTGGCCGATACGCTGGCTTCACTTCCATATGTGAAAAGTCAGCTGCCCACCGAAACCAACATCGTAATTTTCTCCCTTCACGATAATCTTCCCGTGGGAGGATTTCTGCAATACCTCGAAGAGCAGGGAATAAAAGCCGTGCAGTTCGGCCCGCAAACCGTTCGCTTTGTAACTCACCTCGATTTTAACGATGCGATGCTCGATGAAACGGTGCAGGTGCTAAAGTCTTTTTCTGTATGA
- a CDS encoding S8 family serine peptidase — translation MIKRLLFCLLAMQPVLCAAQDYWWVYFTDKKASTFNPYTYFAPEAIERRQNQHLPVCDSSDFPVSGIYLRHVQDLVMQTGYASRWFNAVSVQATSAQAEKLRSLPFVRSVERHSNWNWTAATADTISEWPFKDVKPSDHLQPLQAKYFAGGGYKAKGIVIAVLDVGFHGTDRHEAFRHLYFNNRVKATFDFVENDWNVYDNREDHGTMVLSCLAGQFGEYQLGMATEATYLLARISRDFGNQYRGEERWIAAMEWADQQGANIINTSGGPNEEAYFREQIDGKTAIITRAGNVAARKGILVVAAAGNNGEFERAFLLPPSDADSVLTVAATDNSGMHAEYSATGPTWDFRRKPDLCAPGDAPVANGKGKYSMVQGTSFSCPIVAGMAACFMQKYPSVPVMGVADSLRQSCNRYPYYDYMHGYGMPQAGRFFGAPPAAAPSCFTFERAGDSLMVKLSAGVVPAFGQTAPPLFYNLEDARGRIYEYHVIRPGSATPVIINGSQRAAGGKINVYYEGYYASYAF, via the coding sequence ATGATAAAACGCCTACTCTTTTGCCTGCTTGCCATGCAGCCTGTGCTTTGTGCTGCACAGGATTACTGGTGGGTTTATTTCACCGACAAAAAAGCCTCAACGTTCAATCCGTACACTTACTTTGCTCCCGAAGCCATTGAACGACGGCAAAACCAGCACCTGCCCGTATGCGACTCGAGCGATTTCCCGGTATCAGGAATTTACCTCCGTCATGTGCAAGACCTGGTAATGCAAACAGGATATGCCTCGCGCTGGTTCAATGCGGTGAGCGTTCAGGCCACTTCCGCACAAGCCGAAAAGCTGCGCAGCCTGCCATTTGTGCGCAGCGTGGAACGGCATAGCAACTGGAACTGGACTGCGGCCACGGCCGACACCATCAGCGAATGGCCGTTTAAAGACGTGAAGCCTTCTGATCATCTTCAGCCGCTTCAGGCGAAGTACTTTGCCGGCGGCGGATACAAAGCGAAAGGTATTGTAATTGCCGTGCTCGATGTGGGGTTTCATGGCACCGACAGGCACGAGGCATTCAGGCATCTTTATTTCAACAACCGCGTGAAAGCCACGTTTGATTTTGTGGAGAACGACTGGAATGTATATGACAACCGCGAAGATCACGGCACCATGGTACTTTCCTGTCTGGCCGGGCAGTTTGGCGAATATCAGCTCGGCATGGCTACAGAAGCGACTTATCTGCTGGCCCGTATCTCGCGCGATTTTGGTAATCAATATCGTGGCGAGGAGCGTTGGATTGCTGCGATGGAATGGGCCGACCAGCAGGGCGCAAACATCATCAACACATCCGGCGGGCCCAATGAAGAAGCCTATTTCCGCGAACAAATTGACGGAAAAACAGCCATCATTACCCGCGCCGGAAACGTGGCTGCACGCAAAGGCATTCTGGTAGTAGCTGCGGCAGGCAACAACGGCGAATTTGAACGCGCATTTCTGCTTCCGCCTTCTGATGCCGACAGCGTGCTTACCGTTGCCGCCACCGACAACTCGGGTATGCATGCCGAATACAGCGCAACCGGCCCTACCTGGGACTTCCGCCGCAAACCCGATCTCTGTGCGCCCGGCGATGCTCCGGTGGCCAACGGAAAAGGGAAATACTCGATGGTGCAAGGCACTTCATTTTCCTGCCCAATTGTGGCCGGTATGGCAGCCTGCTTTATGCAGAAATATCCGTCGGTTCCGGTTATGGGTGTCGCGGATTCGCTTCGTCAATCGTGCAACCGTTATCCATATTACGACTACATGCACGGATATGGCATGCCGCAGGCTGGCCGCTTTTTCGGAGCTCCCCCCGCTGCAGCTCCATCCTGCTTCACCTTCGAGCGCGCAGGTGATTCACTCATGGTAAAACTCAGCGCAGGTGTGGTACCTGCTTTCGGCCAAACAGCTCCGCCGCTGTTTTACAATCTTGAAGATGCCCGCGGTCGTATTTACGAGTACCATGTAATTCGTCCGGGAAGCGCCACACCAGTAATTATAAATGGTTCGCAGCGCGCCGCAGGCGGAAAAATAAATGTGTATTACGAAGGTTATTATGCCAGCTATGCGTTTTAA